One window of Colias croceus chromosome 6, ilColCroc2.1 genomic DNA carries:
- the LOC123692707 gene encoding uncharacterized protein LOC123692707: MEVNKTKTTPGGYHLASSVENPSRDCPDGTVPSAPSYSGGGTGRHMGDASGPNATEKLTTGKRLTETDKLSETERGVEARTQTGRVETRRRKTGPSGLSTATSVDSLMTVQSYEEDRLWAKRKRSSGASCSGSSTEEGRTRQAKKAPKRGKGRGAAAAGFCAGTASARKTLADMTAARKALSRVRRESELEASEETQVTRASRAGTSRAGETGDGRLADDSAAALQRRIEESLDAIEQVRAKSTNLRVAFKRSLKEASDTIQEAAVLLAQRTASEETRQLQAANTQLQAEIAGLRKEMGELRAIIGTAQPMQTRVDSDLTAEILRQVGGMVDARLEALELPPKRCVRPPLAGDGRVEGMAVGQAPTEDFPPLPPPKPPKGAPAKGAAPAKARKPEQPAAQPAKPGPAAKAKGKGKGKAARQPEKTKPADKAVPTTSSAPQFQPRLEQEWTVVGKKGKAKKKKGPARVRSRAQRLRNPSSSAVVIALQPGAVEQGVTYASIMAGSRQKIDLAEIGVGALWFKRAATGARILEVPGAASSKEADALAAKLREIWDEGTVKVSRPVKCAEVHIIGLDDSAAVEDVVAAISRAGECPTEHVKCSGLRVGSRGSTSAWVSCPIAAAKKVAQVGRIQVGWISASVTLGKVKPQRCFRCLEVGHVRAECNSLVDRSNVCFRCGETSHKAGECSASAARCVLCSEAKLPAGHRLGGPACKAPKRKRGNRGRDGPGTAPCPCPAPVEANVMVSEMETQ, from the coding sequence atggaggtcaataaaactaaaactactCCAGGAGGGTACCACCTCGCTTCGAGTGTGGAGAATCCCTCACGGGACTGTCCCGACGGGACAGTACCGTCAGCCCCATCGTATTCTGGAGGGGGCACTGGCCGCCATATGGGTGATGCATCAGGCCCTAATGCTACTGAGAAACTGACCACTGGCAAACGACTAACGGAGACCGATAAGCTTAGCGAAACGGAACGTGGGGTGGAGGCGCGCACCCAAACGGGGCGTGTTGAAACCAGAAGGAGGAAGACTGGACCCAGTGGGCTGTCCACGGCAACGTCCGTAGATAGTCTCATGACGGTCCAGTCATATGAGGAGGATAGACTGTGGGCCAAGCGAAAGCGGTCCTCTGGAGCGAGCTGCTCAGGCTCCTCCACGGAAGAAGGCCGAACGCGGCAGGCCAAGAAAGCCCCGAAAAGGGGCAAAGGGCGAGGGGCTGCAGCAGCGGGGTTCTGTGCAGGTACAGCCTCTGCAAGAAAGACCTTAGCGGACATGACAGCCGCTAGGAAGGCCTTGTCGCGCGTACGGAGGGAATCGGAGCTCGAGGCTAGCGAGGAAACGCAGGTCACCCGAGCCTCTCGAGCCGGTACCTCCCGCGCTGGAGAAACTGGGGACGGACGTCTTGCCGACGATTCTGCCGCGGCCCTCCAACGCCGTATAGAGGAGAGCCTGGATGCCATCGAGCAGGTGCGTGCAAAATCGACAAACCTAAGGGTGGCATTCAAACGTTCCCTCAAGGAAGCCTCGGACACCATTCAAGAAGCGGCGGTGCTTCTTGCACAGCGTACTGCATCAGAGGAGACGCGGCAGCTGCAAGCTGCGAACACCCAGTTACAGGCGGAAATCGCGGGCCTCCGAAAAGAGATGGGAGAGCTTAGGGCTATCATAGGGACCGCACAGCCCATGCAAACGCGAGTGGACTCTGATCTGACCGCGGAGATTTTGCGGCAGGTCGGGGGAATGGTGGACGCCCGGTTAGAAGCGTTGGAGTTGCCTCCAAAAAGGTGTGTAAGGCCCCCATTGGCGGGGGATGGCAGGGTTGAGGGAATGGCGGTTGGGCAAGCCCCAACCGAGGACTTTCCTCCTCTTCCGCCGCCAAAGCCCCCTAAGGGGGCACCAGCGAAAGGTGCTGCTCCAGCAAAGGCGAGAAAACCGGAACAGCCTGCTGCGCAGCCTGCAAAACCGGGTCCAGCTGCAAAAGCCAAGGGGAAGGGCAAGGGGAAGGCTGCACGGCAGCCGGAAAAGACCAAGCCAGCTGACAAGGCTGTGCCCACCACTTCTTCTGCTCCCCAGTTCCAGCCACGGCTGGAGCAGGAATGGACGGTCGTCGGAAAGAAGGGCAAGGCGAAAAAGAAAAAGGGGCCGGCGCGAGTGCGCTCGAGGGCGCAGAGGTTGCGCAATCCTTCGTCCTCGGCTGTCGTTATTGCTCTGCAGCCAGGCGCAGTGGAGCAAGGCGTCACCTATGCCTCTATAATGGCTGGATCACGCCAAAAGATTGATTTGGCGGAAATCGGTGTAGGTGCGCTGTGGTTCAAGCGTGCCGCGACTGGGGCAAGGATCTTAGAAGTCCCTGGTGCCGCAAGCTCGAAGGAGGCAGATGCTCTCGCTGCAAAGCTGCGGGAGATTTGGGACGAAGGCACCGTCAAGGTTTCCAGGCCGGTGAAATGCGCTGAAGTGCACATCATCGGCTTGGACGACTCGGCGGCTGTTGAAGATGTCGTGGCTGCGATTTCTCGGGCAGGAGAATGCCCTACAGAACACGTTAAGTGTAGTGGACTGCGCGTGGGCTCTCGCGGCTCGACTTCAGCCTGGGTGAGCTGCCCGATAGCCGCGGCAAAGAAGGTGGCACAGGTAGGCCGTATCCAAGTAGGGTGGATCTCTGCAAGTGTCACGCTTGGCAAGGTGAAGCCACAGCGTTGCTTCCGCTGCCTAGAGGTGGGGCACGTAAGAGCCGAGTGCAATTCGCTCGTAGATAGGAGCAACGTCTGTTTCCGATGTGGAGAAACAAGCCACAAGGCCGGGGAATGTTCTGCCTCCGCCGCTCGCTGCGTTCTATGCTCCGAGGCCAAGCTACCGGCAGGCCATCGGCTCGGGGGCCCAGCTTGCAAGGCTCCCAAGCGGAAAAGAGGAAATCGGGGACGCGATGGTCCAGGTACCGCGCCGTGTCCTTGTCCCGCGCCCGTCGAGGCGAATGTGATGGTTAGCGAAATGGAAACGCAGTAA